In Pocillopora verrucosa isolate sample1 chromosome 13, ASM3666991v2, whole genome shotgun sequence, one genomic interval encodes:
- the LOC131784155 gene encoding S-methylmethionine--homocysteine S-methyltransferase BHMT2 isoform X1, which translates to MKLDTTLAMSAAEEKFGILEKLNAGEVLVGDGGMTHALEKRGYVKAGPYTPECTVEYPDAVRQLHREFVRAGADVIQAFTFSMDDDMGSSEAKHGAIKINQAACDLAKSVAQEGGVFFAGSVCQTASLYSQGAGKEIVTKKFREQIQIFIQNDVDLIIAEFFANVEEAEWAVEVMKSTGKPTAVTLCIGPDGDSCDVPPGECAVRLARAGLVVSGADIIGVNCRFDSNITLMTIGLMKDALDKEGLKPHLMAQPAGYHTPDADRMGSAHLPESPFALEARVVTRWDVHKYARQAYDMGVRFIGGCCGFEPYHIRAIAEELAPERGKLPAASDKHSPWGEALKHHSQPEIRARASRAYWENLKPASGRPNCPALSGPGRLGLFQ; encoded by the exons TTTGGTATTttagagaaattaaatgctggaGAAGTGCTTGTTGGAGATGGTGGAATGACACATGCTTTGGAGAAGCGTGGATATGTGAAAGCAGGTCCTTATACTCCAGAGTGTACAGTGGAATATCCAGATGCAG TTAGACAACTTCATCGGGAGTTTGTGCGAGCAGGAGCTGATGTTATTCAGGCCTTTACCTTCTCAATGGATGATGATATGGGCAGCTCTGAAGCTAAGCATGGG GCCATAAAAATAAACCAGGCAGCATGTGACCTTGCCAAAAGTGTCGCTCAGGAGGGAGGAGTATTTTTCGCTGGATCCGTCTGTCAGACAGCTTCTCTGTATTCACAAGGtgctggaaaagaaattgtAACGAAGAAGTTTAGGGAGCAAATTCAGATATTCATTCAGAACGATGTTGATCTAATTATAGCTgag TTCTTTGCGAACGTAGAAGAGGCTGAGTGGGCAGTAGAAGTAATGAAGTCCACAGGGAAACCAACAGCAGTAACCTTATGCATTGGACCTGATGGCGACAGTTGTGATGTTCCTCCGGGAGAATGTGCTGTTAGACTCGCGAGGGCAG GCCTTGTGGTTTCAGGGGCTGATATAATTGGAGTCAACTGTCGCTTTGACTCAAACATCACTCTAATGACCATTGGTTTAATGAAAGACGCGTTGGATAAAGAAGGCCTCAAGCCTCATCTAATGGCTCAACCAGCTGGTTACCATACCCCTGATGCTGACCGTATGGGATCTGCTCATCTGCCAGAGTCACCGTTTG CTTTGGAAGCTCGAGTTGTAACTCGCTGGGATGTACATAAATACGCTCGGCAGGCCTATGACATGGGAGTGAGATTCATTGGTGGCTGTTGTGGTTTTGAGCCCTATCATATCCGGGCCATTGCGGAAGAG TTGGCTCCTGAAAGAGGAAAGTTACCAGCCGCAAGCGACAAGCACAGTCCTTGGGGAGAGGCTCTTAAACACCACTCACAACCAGAGATTCGAGCGAG AGCCAGTAGAGCCTACTGGGAAAATTTAAAACCAGCCAGCGGACGGCCGAATTGCCCGGCATTGAGTGGACCTGGAAGACTGGGTTTATTTCAGTGA
- the LOC131784155 gene encoding S-methylmethionine--homocysteine S-methyltransferase BHMT2 isoform X2 — MKLDTTLAMSAAEEKFGILEKLNAGEVLVGDGGMTHALEKRGYVKAGPYTPECTVEYPDAVRQLHREFVRAGADVIQAFTFSMDDDMGSSEAKHGAIKINQAACDLAKSVAQEGGVFFAGSVCQTASLYSQGAGKEIVTKKFREQIQIFIQNDVDLIIAEFFANVEEAEWAVEVMKSTGKPTAVTLCIGPDGDSCDVPPGECAVRLARAGADIIGVNCRFDSNITLMTIGLMKDALDKEGLKPHLMAQPAGYHTPDADRMGSAHLPESPFALEARVVTRWDVHKYARQAYDMGVRFIGGCCGFEPYHIRAIAEELAPERGKLPAASDKHSPWGEALKHHSQPEIRARASRAYWENLKPASGRPNCPALSGPGRLGLFQ, encoded by the exons TTTGGTATTttagagaaattaaatgctggaGAAGTGCTTGTTGGAGATGGTGGAATGACACATGCTTTGGAGAAGCGTGGATATGTGAAAGCAGGTCCTTATACTCCAGAGTGTACAGTGGAATATCCAGATGCAG TTAGACAACTTCATCGGGAGTTTGTGCGAGCAGGAGCTGATGTTATTCAGGCCTTTACCTTCTCAATGGATGATGATATGGGCAGCTCTGAAGCTAAGCATGGG GCCATAAAAATAAACCAGGCAGCATGTGACCTTGCCAAAAGTGTCGCTCAGGAGGGAGGAGTATTTTTCGCTGGATCCGTCTGTCAGACAGCTTCTCTGTATTCACAAGGtgctggaaaagaaattgtAACGAAGAAGTTTAGGGAGCAAATTCAGATATTCATTCAGAACGATGTTGATCTAATTATAGCTgag TTCTTTGCGAACGTAGAAGAGGCTGAGTGGGCAGTAGAAGTAATGAAGTCCACAGGGAAACCAACAGCAGTAACCTTATGCATTGGACCTGATGGCGACAGTTGTGATGTTCCTCCGGGAGAATGTGCTGTTAGACTCGCGAGGGCAG GGGCTGATATAATTGGAGTCAACTGTCGCTTTGACTCAAACATCACTCTAATGACCATTGGTTTAATGAAAGACGCGTTGGATAAAGAAGGCCTCAAGCCTCATCTAATGGCTCAACCAGCTGGTTACCATACCCCTGATGCTGACCGTATGGGATCTGCTCATCTGCCAGAGTCACCGTTTG CTTTGGAAGCTCGAGTTGTAACTCGCTGGGATGTACATAAATACGCTCGGCAGGCCTATGACATGGGAGTGAGATTCATTGGTGGCTGTTGTGGTTTTGAGCCCTATCATATCCGGGCCATTGCGGAAGAG TTGGCTCCTGAAAGAGGAAAGTTACCAGCCGCAAGCGACAAGCACAGTCCTTGGGGAGAGGCTCTTAAACACCACTCACAACCAGAGATTCGAGCGAG AGCCAGTAGAGCCTACTGGGAAAATTTAAAACCAGCCAGCGGACGGCCGAATTGCCCGGCATTGAGTGGACCTGGAAGACTGGGTTTATTTCAGTGA